The window TCTATCATAGTAATAGATTGAAAAACTTATCTATTGATCAATTAATCGATAGGGATGTTCCAACTATCAATGCCATAGTATCGCTTACTTCAATACCGTCAAGGTTGAAAACAATCCACATAACGCTCAAAAGTGTCATGATGCAAGATTGCAAGCCTAAAAAAATAGTGCTTTGGCTACATGAAAGTTTAGAAGGCCAATTACCGCCTAGTTTATTAGAACTGACTAAAGGCTTGCTGGAAATCAAGTATTCAGTATACACATTTTCCCACCGCAAGCTCATTCATAGCATAAGAGAATTTCCAGACGATATGATTATTACTGTTGATGATGATATCATATATCACCCCTCAACGCTTTCCTCATTATACCAGGCCGCTATAAAGAATCCAAAAAAAGTGACATCCCATAGAGGAAGGAATATATCGTTTGACAAAGAGGGAAAAGTGTTACCCTATCCTGAATGGAACTATGCCAATAAGCAGACGGCAGATAAAAATTGGTTCATGCCTATAGGAGCATTTACAGTAGCATATCCACCTCATGTTTTGAGTGATCAAATTGATGATGTGGAAACATTCATGAGGATTACCCCTAAAAATGATGACCCATGGTTTAAAGTTATGGCATTATTGAATGGGAATAATAGCGTTCCCTCAGGTGTTGACCTTCCTGAACCTATACCTATTGCCGGAACTCAGAAAATTTCTTTAAAGAAAATTAATGTCGATCGCGATTTCAATAGAACTCAAATGGAAAATATTTTAAACGAGTTTCCAGAATTGAGAAAGCTAATCAATATTCCTGCGTAACAACCATAATTTGACATAGCGCATAAAAACCATGTATCCTCTAAGATACGCAATGACAAGGCCCACAAACCCATCTAAAAAGCCTAGTTGAACAAAGTAATGCTTGCAAAATGACCATACAGGTTTAATGATGAGGTGAAAACCAGTAATCCTTCCAGTTCTTTTATCATAATCAACGGCTTGATGGGAAGCATACCGTTGAAGTTTTTTGATATGGGCGTCCATGCCTACATATTTGTAATGCGTCAGTTTATTTTTGAGATACCCAACACTGCCATCTGCGACTATTTCAGAATGTACCTGTTTATCAGCATAGCGACATTTTGATTTTTTAAAAAACCGGATCACCTTGTCATTTCTCCAGCCGCTAAAACGCACTTGTTTTCCCATAAAGAAATTCAAGCGTCCGATCCAGTACCCTACATGAGGTTGCTGATCTATGCGATCGAATAGACTAATGATTTCTTCTTTAAGAGCAGGTGTAACGCGCTCATCTGCGTCAACAAGCAAAATCCATTCATTCTTTGCTTGGGGTATTGCCCAATTCTTTTGACTTGCACTGTGCTCATAGTCTCGAACTAAGAGTTTGTCAAAGTATGGTGTTGCCAGTTCTACCGTGTTATCCGTACTATTGCTATCAACAAGTATAATTTCATCACAGAAATTAACCGATTTCAATACCTCCACTATATTGTGTGACTCATTATAGCAGGGGACTATAGCGGTAATCTTATACTTCTGCATGTGAGTAACTCTGTTTGAAAGCAAAAATAAACTTGTTAGTGACTTCTCCCATCTCCATTCATTATTTTTCCCGAAATTTGTACAGATATGACAAACGCTCCCATAATAAGTGTAGTAATTAGTACGTACAATTCAATTGAATGGTTACAAAAGACATTGTGGAGTTATGAGCAGCAAGTTTTTAGACCATTCGAGATCGTTATTGCAGATGACGGTTCACAGCAAGAAACGATTGATTTTATTAATAATTATAAGTCATGGAGCGATCGTCCTATTATTCATGTATGGCATGAGGACAAAGGGTTTCAAAAGAGTGCAATTTTGAATAAAGCATTACTTGCTTGCACAACAGATTATGTAGTAATGAGCGATGGCGACTGCCTCGCACGAGAGGATTTTATCCAGGTACATTATGAGAGACGTAGAAAAGGATGTTTCTTATCTGGTGGATATTATAAATTACCGTTAGAACTTTCTCAAAAGATAACTAGGGAGGACATTCTCACGCAAAAATGTTTTGACTTAGCTTGGCTCAAGAAGAACGGATTGCCAGAAAGCTATAAAACCCAAAAGCTCAATTCAGGTTTTGTAAAGGCAAAGATTATGGAAAAAATAACGCCAACAAATGCCAGCTGGAACGGTCATAATTCAAGTGGTTGGAAAAAGGATCTTCTCGCAGTTAATGGTTTTGATGAACGCATGCAGTATGGTGGTCAAGATCGAGAACTTGGCGAGCGCTTGTTTAACTATGGAATTAAGTCCATTCAAATAAGGTATAGTGCGATATGCCTACATCTTGACCATGCTCGTGGTTATAAGAATCAAGAATCTATTGATAAAAATAAGGCCATCAGAAAAAAGACCAGAACGGAAAAGTTGAATTACACACCGTACGGTATCGTAAAATAGAACAGTTCCTCCTTACTTTTTTATCAAGTTGTTTGGATTCTTTTTTGAATCCATTTTGTTATGTAGTTCAGTATTTGCTCGTCTGCCATATCTAAACTTTGAAACGTCATAAAAAGCTTGTTTTTATCATTTTCGAATTTCTTCAAATTACGTTTGACCTTAAACTTGCTTTTGTAGGATCGAAAATAGGTAAGTTGGATATTGGAAGTAAAGTTCTTTTTATTTTCTTTAAACTCTAAATGTTCTGACAAAGAGGATATGATAAATTGATCTTTATTTCTGAACCTGTGAGAAATGTTTTCTTCTAAGATTTTATGGGTTTCAAAAAAATTGGATAGGGTACTTCTTCTAATGCAAACTGGCGTATGAAAGCGTCTTATGTATTTTGCAGGGGGATGGTTTTCATAAGCAAGCTTAGCACTTGTTTCTTGAAAATGCTTGAAACTAGAGGTACGTTCTTTAGGTTTTAAATGAAGCACCTCTAAAAATTCATAATAGTATTTTCTGACTTTTCTATTTTCCCTGAATAGTTCTTTTTTACCTCTAATGATGGGTTTCCCGTCGGTAAAAAAATCATTAACATTCGTTTCACGCATCAAAAAGGTATCGTCATTAAACACTATAAAGTGTTCAGCTAGATTCGGGATGCGATATAGCATACAACCAATAGAGCAAGAGTTAAATGTTGGCAAATGCTCTTCAAAGCCCCTAAAGATTACTTTATGATCAACAATTTCTAAATTGATACCTTTTTGACTTGCATTCTTTTTTAAAACATCAAAACCTTCAGGTACCTGATTATCGGTTACTAAATAAATAGTATTTACAAAAGAAGCAAACTTAATAATAGAAGAGATAGCAATATTTATTTCTCCTATAGAATTATACCTCAATCGACTTTTTCGTTCATCAAAGTTTATTTTTTTTGGAGAAAACTGATTGAATTTTGACTGCCAAATAGGATCATTACCATCCACCCATGTGATGACAGCATCTACATTAATGTCGGTCGTATTTTGTTTTGGAGCCATAAATGAGTTTGCTGGAAGGTTTACGTCGGTTATTAAACCGCCACATCATATTCTCTCAAAGCGTCATTGAGCGATGTTTTCTTATTTGTACTTTCCTTGCGGGTTCCTATGATTAAGGCACATGGAACGTTATAAGTTCCTGCAGCAAAAGTTTTTGCATAGCTTCCTGGAATCACCACAGATCTCGCCGGTACAACTCCTTTCATTTCAACAGGTTTGTCTCCAGTGACATCAATAATTTTAGTACTTGCGGTAAGGACAACATTTGCACCTAATACCGCTTCTTTTTCAACACGAACACCTTCCACAACAATACAACGTGATCCTATAAAGGCATTATCTTCAATGATCACAGGTGCCGCTTGTAAAGGCTCTAATACACCACCTATTCCCACACCACCTGATAAGTGAACGTTAGCGCCTATTTGCGCACAACTACCTACTGTAGCCCAGGTGTCCACCATGGTACCTTCATCTATATGAGCTCCTATGTTGACATAACTTGGCATCAAAATCACCCCCTTAGATATATAAGCTCCATGTCTTGCAACCGCATGAGGAACCACACGTATGCCGCGATCTTTATAACCACGTTTCAATGGAATCTTATCATGAAATTCTAAAGGCCCACATTCTAAGGTTTCCATTTTTTGAATTGGGAAATAAAGAACCACTGCCTTTTTTACCCATTCGTTCACCTGCCAGCCATCTTCAGTGGGTTGTGCAACACGCAACTCGCCAGTGTCTAGTAAATCAATAACGTTGCGTATGGCATCTTGAGTCACCTTGTTTTCAAGTAAACTGCGGTCTTCCCAGGCATTTTCTATGATGTTCTTAATCTGTTCCAATTGTAATGTATTTTATGATTCAAATATAAAACCTAAAAAAGGAACACAGGGGATAATCTATTGTCAGGTTGATTATGGATCAGACTGCTGCATTATTCCTATTTTTGCAGCCTATGGGGCGTTTGATGGCAATTGATTATGGAAAGAAAAGAACCGGCATTGCCGTGACTGATCCTATGAAAATTATCGCCTCCGGATTGTGCACCGTTGCTACTAAGGAGTTGGGCCACTGGCTGGTGAACTACCTGCTCAAGGAAGATGTGGAAACCATTGTAGTGGGTGAGCCTAAACAAATGGATTATACGGATAGTGAGCTGGGCGGAGAGATTACCGCTTTCGCGAAAGCGTTACAAACTCAATATCCCAACATCAAAGTAGAACGAGTGGATGAACGATTTACTTCTAAAATGGCATTCCAAACCATGATTGACAGTGGGTTGAATAAAAGGCAACGACGCAACAAGGCGCTTGTTGATGAGATTGCAGCCACCATTATATTACAGTCCTACATGGACCGAAAAAACTATTTATAAAAACGAGTTACTTCAAATGATTTTACCAATCGTAGCCTACGGTGATCCCGTACTAAGAAAAGAAGCTGAAGAAATTTCTAAGGACTATCCTAAGTTGAAAGAAGTTCTAGAAAATATGTGGGAGACCATGTACAATGCCGCGGGCGTGGGACTGGCCGCACCGCAAGTAGGATTGCCCATACGTGTTTTTCTGGTAGATACTGAGCCGTTTAGCGACGATCCAGACCTAACGGCAGAAGAGCAGAAACAACTAGCAGATTTCAAACAAACCTTTATCAATGCTGAAATTGTAGAAGAAACTGGCGACGAATGGTCTTTCAATGAAGGTTGCTTGAGCATACCTAATGTACGTGAGGATGTTTTCAGACCGGAGAAAGTAACCATAGCTTATCAAGATGAGAACTTTAAAGAGCATACAAAAACCTTTGATGGTCTAATTGCCCGAGTGATCCAGCATGAATACGATCATATTGAGGGTATTTTATTTACAGACAAAATTTCTGGACTCAAAAAACGTTTGATCAAAAATAAATTGAGTAATATTTCCAAAGGAAAAACAAATGTAGATTATCGCATGCGTTTTCCTGATGCAAAAGGCCGCAGGTAACCACGGTTTTATATATTTGCCACCGTTTTAAAAAACAACTATGAGTTTAGACAGCATTTTATCCATTACAGGAAAGCCAGGATTATATAAATTGAAGACTAAAGCGCGCAGCGGTTTTGTTGTAGAGTCATTGACAGATAATAAAACATCCATCATAGGGATGAATCACAACGTGAGTGTCTTGAAAGATATTTCTATCTACACCTATGAAGCTGAAATGCCTTTAAAAGAAGTATTCAATAAAATCGCTAGCAAAGAAGATAAAGGAGCAGCGATCAGCCACCAGTTGAGTAAGGATGAATTAGCCAGTTATTTCAACGAGGTCGTTCCAGAATATGATGAGGATCGAGTGTATGCCAGTGATATCAAGAAAGTAGTGCAGTGGTACAATATTTTGCAAGAGAATGACCTGTTAGGAACCTTGTCTGACGAGGAAGAATAACCTAAACTGAATCACAAATTCTAAAGCCTTTTCTTGATAGAGAAGGCTTTTTTGTTCGCTTTCGCGAAAGCGATATTGCAAAGATTGCTCTTCCACCAGCATCTTTATTTTTTATAGAAAGGAATACGGTAACTAATGCCATAGGAATACCCGACGCCTATAGAGTTTGTGTCATAGGTACGGCCAAATCCTGGCACGTAGAGATTTCCAAAGCCATCCGGTTCATCTTCAGAAACCATAACTTTCAACTGAACGTTGATGCCCATATAAAGGTTATTCAAAACTTCGACCTTAATACCCGCTTGTACTTCGGCCCAAATGGCTAATAAGCCATCTGTCTTGTTCCCAGAGATTTGACTGTCAACAGGAAAAAAATCATTGTCCTGATAGTAATCAAATCTATCCAGAGTGGTTGAAAAATTACTAGCCCCCACACGGAATCCTGAATAAAGCATGTTGTCTAAATCCTGCCAGTTGTTATAAAAATTATAATCAGCACCCGCTTTGAGAAAGGAGCCACTGGTTTCAAAGTCCACTTGATTGGTTTCTCGATCCAGGCTTTCTGTACCCAGCTCTCCAGCTATATACCAGTCGTCGGTCAACCGGAAATCTGCCATGATTTGAAAACCTGTATACTCCTCG of the Nonlabens marinus S1-08 genome contains:
- the def gene encoding peptide deformylase — translated: MILPIVAYGDPVLRKEAEEISKDYPKLKEVLENMWETMYNAAGVGLAAPQVGLPIRVFLVDTEPFSDDPDLTAEEQKQLADFKQTFINAEIVEETGDEWSFNEGCLSIPNVREDVFRPEKVTIAYQDENFKEHTKTFDGLIARVIQHEYDHIEGILFTDKISGLKKRLIKNKLSNISKGKTNVDYRMRFPDAKGRR
- a CDS encoding DUF5606 family protein, whose translation is MSLDSILSITGKPGLYKLKTKARSGFVVESLTDNKTSIIGMNHNVSVLKDISIYTYEAEMPLKEVFNKIASKEDKGAAISHQLSKDELASYFNEVVPEYDEDRVYASDIKKVVQWYNILQENDLLGTLSDEEE
- a CDS encoding Stealth CR1 domain-containing protein, with translation MAPKQNTTDINVDAVITWVDGNDPIWQSKFNQFSPKKINFDERKSRLRYNSIGEINIAISSIIKFASFVNTIYLVTDNQVPEGFDVLKKNASQKGINLEIVDHKVIFRGFEEHLPTFNSCSIGCMLYRIPNLAEHFIVFNDDTFLMRETNVNDFFTDGKPIIRGKKELFRENRKVRKYYYEFLEVLHLKPKERTSSFKHFQETSAKLAYENHPPAKYIRRFHTPVCIRRSTLSNFFETHKILEENISHRFRNKDQFIISSLSEHLEFKENKKNFTSNIQLTYFRSYKSKFKVKRNLKKFENDKNKLFMTFQSLDMADEQILNYITKWIQKRIQTT
- a CDS encoding glycosyltransferase family 2 protein — its product is MQKYKITAIVPCYNESHNIVEVLKSVNFCDEIILVDSNSTDNTVELATPYFDKLLVRDYEHSASQKNWAIPQAKNEWILLVDADERVTPALKEEIISLFDRIDQQPHVGYWIGRLNFFMGKQVRFSGWRNDKVIRFFKKSKCRYADKQVHSEIVADGSVGYLKNKLTHYKYVGMDAHIKKLQRYASHQAVDYDKRTGRITGFHLIIKPVWSFCKHYFVQLGFLDGFVGLVIAYLRGYMVFMRYVKLWLLRRNID
- the ruvX gene encoding Holliday junction resolvase RuvX, giving the protein MGRLMAIDYGKKRTGIAVTDPMKIIASGLCTVATKELGHWLVNYLLKEDVETIVVGEPKQMDYTDSELGGEITAFAKALQTQYPNIKVERVDERFTSKMAFQTMIDSGLNKRQRRNKALVDEIAATIILQSYMDRKNYL
- a CDS encoding glycosyltransferase family 2 protein produces the protein MTNAPIISVVISTYNSIEWLQKTLWSYEQQVFRPFEIVIADDGSQQETIDFINNYKSWSDRPIIHVWHEDKGFQKSAILNKALLACTTDYVVMSDGDCLAREDFIQVHYERRRKGCFLSGGYYKLPLELSQKITREDILTQKCFDLAWLKKNGLPESYKTQKLNSGFVKAKIMEKITPTNASWNGHNSSGWKKDLLAVNGFDERMQYGGQDRELGERLFNYGIKSIQIRYSAICLHLDHARGYKNQESIDKNKAIRKKTRTEKLNYTPYGIVK
- a CDS encoding DUF6048 family protein is translated as MWKYVTSLLLVFVTSISIAQTATGSAVANDTITYEKTYGLRLGLDLASIARTALDEEYTGFQIMADFRLTDDWYIAGELGTESLDRETNQVDFETSGSFLKAGADYNFYNNWQDLDNMLYSGFRVGASNFSTTLDRFDYYQDNDFFPVDSQISGNKTDGLLAIWAEVQAGIKVEVLNNLYMGINVQLKVMVSEDEPDGFGNLYVPGFGRTYDTNSIGVGYSYGISYRIPFYKK
- a CDS encoding 2,3,4,5-tetrahydropyridine-2,6-dicarboxylate N-succinyltransferase, with product MEQIKNIIENAWEDRSLLENKVTQDAIRNVIDLLDTGELRVAQPTEDGWQVNEWVKKAVVLYFPIQKMETLECGPLEFHDKIPLKRGYKDRGIRVVPHAVARHGAYISKGVILMPSYVNIGAHIDEGTMVDTWATVGSCAQIGANVHLSGGVGIGGVLEPLQAAPVIIEDNAFIGSRCIVVEGVRVEKEAVLGANVVLTASTKIIDVTGDKPVEMKGVVPARSVVIPGSYAKTFAAGTYNVPCALIIGTRKESTNKKTSLNDALREYDVAV